Proteins co-encoded in one Pogoniulus pusillus isolate bPogPus1 chromosome 15, bPogPus1.pri, whole genome shotgun sequence genomic window:
- the LOC135182107 gene encoding C-type natriuretic peptide-like, whose product MLLSWLLPLEPESTLAEEGMKEGSSFGPQLLSSTLPFLPSGSRAARPSLWRKTLASRKRALPGNWAWKAVPRGCFGLKLDRIGTFSGLGC is encoded by the coding sequence ATGCTCCTTTCCTggttgctgcccctggagcctgaGTCCACACTGGCTGAAGAGGGTATGAAGGAAGGCTCCAGCTTTGGCCCTCAGTTGCTCTCCTCCACGCTCCCTTTCCTCCCATCTGGGTCTAGAGCTGCCCGTCCCTCTCTCTGGCGCAAGACCCTTGCCAGTCGCAAGCGGGCACTGCCTGGAAATTGGGCCTggaaggctgtgcccaggggctgCTTTGGGCTGAAACTGGACCGAATTGGGACCTTCAGCGGTTTGGGGTGTTAG